The following are from one region of the Alicyclobacillus fastidiosus genome:
- a CDS encoding amidohydrolase family protein, with amino-acid sequence MRIDAHQHFWKLCRGDYAWLQPDNVRLYRDFLPDDVLPHLAARGIDQTIVVQAAPTVAETEFLLELASHQPFIAGVVGWLDLASREFEASYHRLCQFEKFVGVRPMLQDLQEDDWVLQDVVIENISLLAKDSFPIDLLVVPRHLPYVRELLQRVPTLRAVIDHLAKPPIKDQVFEPWRGDMAEIAKYPFVMCKLSGMVTEADPMAWRLDDLRPYVFEIVSKFGPKRVMFGSDWPVCTEVASYEEVYDALTAILRPRLSDEQMRSVFGENAKEFYRLAPLR; translated from the coding sequence ATGAGGATTGATGCACACCAACACTTTTGGAAGCTGTGCCGCGGTGACTACGCGTGGTTACAACCGGACAACGTCCGCCTGTATCGCGATTTCTTGCCGGATGATGTGCTGCCTCATCTAGCGGCACGAGGCATTGACCAGACGATTGTCGTGCAAGCGGCGCCGACGGTGGCCGAGACGGAGTTCTTGCTCGAGTTGGCGTCGCATCAGCCGTTCATCGCCGGCGTGGTCGGTTGGTTGGACCTTGCATCTCGAGAGTTTGAAGCTTCGTATCACCGGCTGTGCCAATTCGAAAAGTTCGTCGGCGTGCGCCCGATGCTCCAGGATCTGCAAGAAGACGACTGGGTGTTACAGGACGTCGTGATCGAAAACATCTCGCTCTTGGCGAAGGATTCGTTCCCCATTGATCTCCTGGTTGTGCCCAGACACCTCCCCTATGTGCGCGAACTGTTGCAACGCGTTCCGACACTTCGTGCCGTCATCGACCATTTGGCGAAACCGCCGATCAAGGACCAAGTGTTCGAACCGTGGCGAGGCGATATGGCTGAAATCGCGAAATATCCGTTTGTGATGTGCAAATTATCAGGTATGGTGACAGAGGCAGACCCAATGGCATGGCGTCTCGACGATTTGCGCCCTTATGTCTTTGAAATCGTTTCCAAATTCGGCCCGAAGCGCGTCATGTTCGGCAGTGATTGGCCAGTTTGCACGGAAGTAGCAAGCTACGAAGAGGTGTACGACGCGTTGACGGCCATTCTCCGGCCACGGCTATCAGATGAACAGATGCGCTCTGTGTTTGGGGAGAACGCCAAGGAATTCTATCGATTGGCGCCGCTGCGCTGA
- a CDS encoding FtsW/RodA/SpoVE family cell cycle protein: protein METLRRGVRDLDFTVLGVLLLLAVCGCVAVAAATHSPTDPYIPKHTMEKQMLWEVVGVVLMFVATTFDYRSLKSIRWWLYGGSTLLLLAVFGFPSVQGAHSWINLKVISVQPSELAKLTLIIWLAGYMADREQAGEPMNRLRDVWPIIPITVVPFLLIFKEPALGQALVVVAIAMTMFTVFAKNTHFVMLMLFVVIIVVGFSLVALKFPEQSTSFINNVLVKHHILKAYQVNRITTWLNPNYSTNNYGYNIHMSQIAVGSGQLFGEGLFSGIETNGGWVPNQWDDYIYTAIGEEFGFVGTAVLVLLFLMLMHRFIKISKTTEDAFGTYIVIGITGMFSFQVFENIGMDMYLSPSTGITLPFISYGGTSLAIDYLAVGLILSVGLRRRSIRFE, encoded by the coding sequence TTGGAAACGTTGCGCAGAGGCGTCAGAGATTTGGATTTTACAGTGCTCGGAGTTCTGTTGTTGCTCGCAGTTTGTGGCTGTGTGGCCGTGGCCGCTGCCACGCACAGTCCGACCGACCCTTATATTCCCAAACACACGATGGAGAAGCAGATGCTTTGGGAGGTTGTCGGCGTCGTCCTCATGTTTGTGGCCACGACCTTTGACTATCGTTCACTGAAGTCGATACGGTGGTGGTTGTACGGTGGCTCGACGCTGTTGTTGCTCGCCGTGTTTGGATTTCCGTCCGTTCAAGGTGCGCACTCGTGGATCAATCTGAAGGTGATCAGCGTTCAGCCATCGGAGTTGGCGAAGTTGACGCTCATCATCTGGTTGGCAGGCTATATGGCGGATCGTGAACAGGCAGGAGAGCCAATGAATCGCCTTCGCGACGTGTGGCCGATCATTCCGATAACCGTGGTGCCATTCCTGCTCATTTTTAAGGAGCCGGCCCTCGGTCAGGCCTTGGTCGTTGTCGCTATCGCTATGACGATGTTTACCGTGTTTGCAAAGAACACGCATTTCGTGATGTTGATGTTGTTCGTCGTGATCATTGTCGTCGGGTTTTCGCTCGTGGCCCTGAAGTTTCCGGAGCAATCTACTTCGTTTATCAACAACGTGCTCGTCAAACATCACATTTTGAAGGCGTACCAGGTCAACCGCATCACGACGTGGTTAAATCCGAATTACAGCACGAACAACTACGGGTACAACATCCACATGAGTCAAATTGCGGTCGGCAGCGGCCAGTTGTTCGGCGAGGGGTTGTTCAGTGGCATCGAGACGAATGGCGGCTGGGTACCTAATCAGTGGGATGATTATATTTACACGGCGATTGGCGAGGAATTTGGTTTCGTCGGCACCGCCGTCCTCGTGTTGTTGTTTCTCATGTTAATGCATCGCTTCATCAAAATTTCGAAGACGACGGAAGATGCGTTTGGCACGTATATCGTGATCGGGATCACAGGCATGTTTTCCTTTCAGGTCTTTGAAAATATCGGCATGGACATGTACCTCAGTCCATCGACCGGCATCACGCTGCCTTTTATCAGCTACGGCGGAACATCTCTGGCCATTGACTACTTAGCTGTCGGCCTCATCTTGAGTGTCGGGTTGCGCCGGCGAAGTATTCGATTTGAGTAG
- a CDS encoding tripartite tricarboxylate transporter permease, producing MFQHLLPAMNTFFTWPAPLFLLIGVLVGMLFGVLPGLGGPQVLALLTPLTYKMDHTSAIVMMIGAMSAIPLSGSLAAILLNLPGHAPSVASTFDGYPLTRQGKGGYAVGASAMSAILAAFIGAIILTLVLPIGEKVVLAFSFPEFFMMAVAGLSMVAIISRKGSVWKGVVTVALGLMIAFIGSDPVTGSTRFTFGNMYLYSGIDIVPALIGLFAISEAISMLLKGGKLTEDTESSTRLSGVVDGMKAVFTNFGVFIRSNLIGTFMGMIPGVGGSITTIVAYGQAVQTSKHPESFGTGDIAGVIAPETANNSKDASGFIPTLLFGIPSHIEMAVLLGTLTVLGINPGPQLVQTDPDKVLTVIYALVIGNIVTAVVILLFGGYVTRLALVSKQLLAPIIFALSIVGAYAINNELGDVIVALVFGVLGFVMDRFQFPKINLVIPLMIGALMETSFSQTLLAMGPKGFVTRPISVGILLVIVVILFLAFRPKHRRRVLNQTTDEGGIQ from the coding sequence TTGTTTCAGCACCTTTTGCCCGCGATGAATACCTTCTTCACGTGGCCAGCACCTCTGTTTCTGCTCATCGGTGTACTCGTAGGGATGCTGTTCGGGGTTCTCCCCGGTCTCGGAGGGCCGCAGGTACTGGCGCTACTGACGCCGCTAACCTATAAAATGGACCACACGTCCGCCATCGTCATGATGATTGGGGCGATGAGCGCCATTCCCTTATCCGGGTCCCTTGCGGCGATTTTGTTGAACTTACCCGGGCACGCACCCAGTGTCGCATCGACGTTCGATGGGTATCCGCTCACTCGCCAGGGCAAAGGTGGATACGCAGTTGGCGCTTCTGCGATGAGCGCGATTCTAGCAGCCTTCATCGGAGCCATCATTCTGACCTTAGTTCTTCCGATCGGCGAGAAAGTGGTACTTGCGTTCTCGTTTCCGGAGTTTTTTATGATGGCTGTCGCGGGGCTGAGTATGGTCGCTATCATCTCCCGGAAAGGGTCGGTCTGGAAGGGAGTCGTGACGGTAGCCCTCGGACTGATGATCGCGTTCATCGGGTCCGATCCGGTCACCGGATCGACTCGCTTCACATTCGGAAACATGTACCTGTACAGCGGCATCGACATCGTGCCTGCTCTCATTGGTCTCTTTGCCATCAGTGAAGCCATCTCGATGCTCCTCAAAGGCGGCAAGCTCACAGAGGATACGGAATCGAGTACCCGCCTTTCCGGGGTGGTCGACGGCATGAAAGCCGTGTTCACAAATTTCGGCGTCTTTATTCGAAGCAATCTAATCGGAACGTTCATGGGGATGATCCCAGGGGTCGGGGGATCGATTACCACCATTGTCGCATACGGTCAGGCGGTACAGACGAGTAAGCATCCCGAGTCGTTCGGGACTGGCGACATCGCCGGCGTCATTGCCCCGGAGACCGCAAACAATTCGAAGGACGCAAGTGGGTTTATTCCGACCCTGTTGTTTGGAATACCAAGCCATATCGAAATGGCCGTCCTTCTCGGTACGTTGACTGTTCTCGGCATCAATCCCGGGCCGCAGTTGGTCCAAACAGACCCGGATAAAGTACTGACTGTCATCTACGCGCTCGTGATCGGGAATATCGTGACGGCAGTCGTGATCCTGTTGTTCGGAGGATACGTAACGCGCTTGGCGCTTGTATCCAAGCAACTGCTCGCGCCGATTATTTTCGCCTTGTCGATTGTGGGCGCATATGCGATCAACAACGAGCTTGGGGACGTCATCGTCGCGCTCGTGTTTGGGGTGTTGGGCTTTGTCATGGATCGGTTTCAATTCCCGAAGATCAACCTCGTGATTCCGCTCATGATCGGCGCACTGATGGAGACGTCTTTCAGCCAAACGCTCCTCGCGATGGGGCCAAAAGGGTTCGTCACAAGACCGATTTCCGTCGGGATTCTGCTCGTGATCGTAGTGATCCTCTTCTTGGCATTTCGGCCGAAACATAGACGACGCGTTCTGAATCAAACGACCGATGAAGGTGGGATTCAGTGA
- the rocF gene encoding arginase has product MKELRIIGVPSDLGQGRRGVDMGPSAIRYAGLSAALERLGYKVEDLGNINVPTPEMKEQNQNTKLRYLHEVTEVANNLCVIVSQVVNDGHLPIILGGDHSIAIGSLAGMAQAKTNFGVIWFDAHGDMNTEKTTPSGNIHGMPLAISLGYGHDELVKIGGLHPKVKPENVVLVGIRSIDADEARLIREAGVRCYTMAEIDRRGMAEVMAEAIDIATDGTDGIHLSLDLDSLDPMFAPGVGTPVHGGVTYREGHLAMEMLAASDALVSVDVVEVNPILDEHNRTAIMAVELVESLFGKTVL; this is encoded by the coding sequence GTGAAAGAGCTGCGAATTATTGGCGTGCCGTCCGACTTGGGGCAGGGGCGGCGCGGGGTGGATATGGGACCAAGTGCGATTCGCTACGCAGGACTCAGCGCCGCACTGGAACGACTTGGCTACAAGGTCGAAGACCTCGGGAATATCAATGTGCCGACGCCAGAGATGAAAGAGCAAAATCAGAACACGAAGCTGAGGTATCTGCACGAGGTGACCGAGGTAGCCAACAATCTCTGCGTTATCGTCAGTCAGGTCGTCAACGACGGGCACCTGCCGATCATCCTCGGCGGCGACCACAGCATCGCCATCGGCAGTCTGGCCGGGATGGCGCAAGCGAAGACCAATTTCGGCGTCATCTGGTTTGATGCGCACGGCGACATGAACACGGAAAAGACTACGCCGTCGGGCAACATTCATGGCATGCCGCTGGCGATCAGCCTCGGCTATGGCCATGACGAGCTCGTGAAGATAGGCGGGCTTCACCCTAAGGTGAAGCCGGAGAACGTGGTGCTCGTCGGCATTCGTTCGATTGATGCAGACGAGGCGCGGCTGATTCGCGAGGCGGGGGTTCGCTGTTACACGATGGCTGAGATCGACCGTCGCGGCATGGCCGAGGTGATGGCGGAGGCTATCGACATTGCAACGGATGGGACGGACGGCATCCACCTGAGCCTCGATCTCGACTCGCTCGATCCGATGTTCGCACCTGGCGTCGGTACGCCGGTACACGGCGGCGTCACCTACCGCGAGGGCCACTTGGCGATGGAGATGTTGGCGGCGTCTGATGCGCTCGTGTCTGTGGACGTGGTGGAAGTCAACCCAATTCTCGACGAGCACAATCGCACAGCGATCATGGCGGTGGAGTTGGTGGAGTCGTTGTTTGGCAAGACAGTTCTCTAA
- a CDS encoding tripartite tricarboxylate transporter substrate binding protein → MNVKAWKRARRICATTAVTFGLAVGMVGCGTQSTAAGGASDSAKSGTSSAGKDDFPNKTISLVVPYAPGGDFDTTARLLAPFLTKYLPNKPAVIVKNVPGGNSEIGDMQVIDADPDGYTIGYFTLPGIALGPLIGQGNYDLTKVSWIGQVFSMPYVAAVSKKSGLKDIAAVKADPHLKIGTTGITTTAGLASFITTKVLGLQNSSTVPSGGSSMSILAASQGAVDFVQFPYSALQQQIKAGLIAPLWVNSSKRLPELPQVPTIAELGYPQLASVVSLSGALGTAPGVPPQDVAILQDALRKALSDPDFIAKMKAANESPAYLNGADTLTEVKNDIQVMKTYAPQIKAAINK, encoded by the coding sequence GTGAATGTGAAAGCCTGGAAGAGAGCGAGAAGGATTTGTGCTACGACTGCAGTTACATTCGGTTTGGCGGTGGGGATGGTGGGGTGTGGAACCCAGTCGACCGCAGCAGGTGGGGCGAGTGATAGCGCCAAGAGTGGGACGAGCTCTGCGGGAAAGGACGACTTTCCGAATAAAACCATCAGCCTCGTGGTGCCGTATGCGCCTGGTGGCGACTTTGACACCACCGCTCGACTGTTGGCGCCGTTTTTGACCAAGTACCTGCCGAACAAGCCGGCGGTTATCGTCAAAAACGTACCAGGGGGCAACAGTGAAATCGGCGATATGCAAGTGATCGACGCGGATCCCGACGGATATACCATCGGTTACTTTACATTGCCGGGAATCGCGCTTGGACCGCTGATCGGCCAGGGAAATTACGATTTGACAAAGGTGTCTTGGATCGGCCAAGTATTCTCGATGCCGTATGTCGCAGCCGTCTCGAAGAAATCGGGGCTGAAGGATATCGCGGCCGTCAAGGCTGACCCGCACCTCAAAATCGGGACGACCGGTATTACGACGACGGCCGGTTTAGCAAGCTTTATCACGACGAAGGTGCTTGGCCTTCAGAATTCGTCGACGGTGCCGAGTGGAGGCAGCTCGATGAGCATTCTCGCGGCGTCGCAAGGCGCGGTCGACTTTGTTCAGTTTCCCTATTCAGCGCTTCAGCAGCAGATCAAAGCTGGGCTGATTGCGCCGTTGTGGGTCAACTCGAGCAAGCGGTTGCCGGAACTGCCTCAGGTGCCCACGATTGCAGAGCTCGGCTATCCGCAGTTGGCGTCGGTCGTCAGCCTCAGTGGCGCGCTTGGCACGGCGCCGGGCGTCCCGCCGCAGGATGTCGCCATCCTCCAAGACGCGTTGCGCAAAGCGCTCAGCGACCCTGACTTCATTGCGAAGATGAAGGCCGCCAATGAATCTCCCGCATACTTGAACGGCGCCGACACGCTAACGGAAGTCAAGAACGACATTCAGGTCATGAAGACGTACGCACCACAAATCAAAGCCGCCATCAACAAGTAA
- a CDS encoding tripartite tricarboxylate transporter TctB family protein, with protein MNIRKSVDHVIFDFVLLAVFIAFIIIGAGYQPMARQLPLPISIIGGLFIFVLVLSDLFPVVERVIPLVGRQGIGGQVRETQTDANGDGNTESMSPKAWLRLLRIVCWLIVLIVAMKYISYLLATGCFVFLLTWVEGRVTWWKSLISAVGTVVFFYIVFNLFLHVAF; from the coding sequence GTGAACATCCGAAAGAGTGTAGACCATGTGATTTTTGATTTTGTGCTGTTGGCGGTGTTCATCGCGTTCATCATCATTGGAGCTGGTTACCAGCCGATGGCGAGGCAGCTCCCGCTTCCAATTTCGATTATTGGTGGATTGTTTATTTTTGTCTTAGTCCTATCCGATTTGTTTCCGGTCGTGGAGAGGGTAATCCCCTTAGTCGGTCGGCAGGGGATAGGTGGCCAGGTGCGCGAAACGCAGACGGACGCAAATGGGGACGGTAACACGGAGTCGATGAGCCCAAAAGCTTGGTTGCGGCTGCTGCGTATCGTCTGCTGGCTGATTGTCCTGATTGTGGCCATGAAGTACATCAGTTACTTGCTGGCGACCGGCTGTTTCGTTTTCCTTTTGACTTGGGTAGAAGGGCGTGTGACGTGGTGGAAATCTCTGATTTCGGCCGTCGGCACGGTGGTCTTCTTTTATATTGTGTTTAATCTCTTCCTACATGTCGCATTTTAG
- a CDS encoding ornithine--oxo-acid transaminase gives MSNAVPMRLEQQYGANNYHPLPIVLAKGEGVWVEDQEGNRYMDMLSAYSALNQGHRHPKIISALKDQADKITLTSRAFHNDKLGLLYERLAKLTQKNMILPMNTGAEAVETAIKAIRRWAYDVKKVAHDQAEIIVASGNFHGRTTTIISFTSDAEYQRGFGPLTPGFRIVPYGDLEALEQAITPNTAAFLVEPIQGEAGIVIPPDGYLSSAYALCKQHQVLFVADEIQTGLGRTGKMFACEWEDVVPDVYIIGKALGGGVFPVSAVAADREILGVFEPGSHGSTFGGNPLGSAVAVAALDVIEEEGLALRSRELGTYFLNKLLTIESPIIKEVRGRGLFIGVELTTKARPYCEKLKDLGLLCKETHENTIRFAPPLVITTEELDWAFARIASVFEQA, from the coding sequence ATGTCGAATGCGGTTCCGATGCGACTCGAACAGCAATATGGGGCAAACAACTATCATCCGCTGCCAATCGTACTGGCAAAGGGTGAGGGTGTCTGGGTGGAAGATCAAGAGGGCAATCGCTATATGGATATGCTCAGCGCCTATTCCGCGCTCAACCAAGGCCACAGGCATCCAAAGATCATTTCCGCCTTAAAGGACCAAGCAGACAAAATTACGCTGACGTCCAGGGCATTTCACAACGACAAGCTCGGCCTGTTGTACGAGCGCCTTGCGAAGCTGACACAAAAGAATATGATCCTGCCGATGAACACGGGAGCGGAAGCGGTGGAGACGGCCATCAAGGCCATTCGCAGGTGGGCCTACGACGTGAAGAAAGTCGCCCATGACCAGGCGGAGATCATCGTCGCTTCTGGGAATTTCCACGGCCGCACGACGACCATTATCTCGTTTACCTCCGACGCGGAGTATCAGCGTGGGTTCGGCCCGCTAACCCCTGGCTTTCGCATCGTTCCGTATGGCGATCTAGAGGCTTTGGAGCAGGCCATTACGCCAAATACCGCAGCGTTTCTGGTCGAACCGATTCAAGGTGAGGCAGGTATCGTCATACCGCCGGACGGATACTTGAGTTCCGCCTATGCGCTGTGCAAACAACATCAGGTCCTGTTTGTCGCCGACGAAATTCAGACAGGGTTGGGCCGCACCGGGAAAATGTTCGCGTGCGAGTGGGAGGACGTCGTCCCGGATGTGTACATCATTGGCAAAGCCCTGGGTGGCGGTGTATTTCCGGTCTCAGCGGTGGCCGCCGACAGGGAGATTCTCGGTGTGTTTGAACCGGGATCGCATGGGTCGACGTTTGGCGGGAACCCACTTGGCAGTGCAGTCGCCGTGGCGGCGCTCGACGTCATTGAGGAAGAGGGATTGGCTCTGCGCTCGCGCGAGTTAGGTACGTATTTTCTCAACAAGTTGTTGACTATCGAAAGTCCGATCATCAAGGAGGTGCGGGGGCGCGGTCTATTTATCGGCGTCGAGCTGACGACGAAGGCTCGCCCGTACTGTGAAAAGCTCAAGGACCTGGGGCTGCTCTGTAAGGAGACGCACGAGAATACCATTCGTTTTGCGCCGCCGCTGGTCATCACGACGGAGGAACTCGACTGGGCCTTTGCGCGAATTGCGTCCGTGTTTGAGCAAGCATGA
- the purF gene encoding amidophosphoribosyltransferase, translated as MCVSIQEKCGVFGVYNHPRAAELTYYGLHALQHRGQESAGIVTSTGDKFHHHRDMGLVTQVFTKETLDALQGEMAIGHVRYSTSGESLLQNAQPLVFRYREGNLAIAHNGNLVNAELERKLLHDQGGIFQTTTDTEVIAHLLARSSREKFEDAAVEVLARIQGAFALLIMTEKKMLIALDRHGLRPLTIGKLHDAYIAASETCALAAVDAKVWREVEPGEWLVIDQNGIQTGRFAPRNKLSLCSFEFVYFARPDSVIHGKSVLATRKDLGRNLAKEHAVNADVVIGVPDSSLPAALGYAEESGIPYEMGLIKNSYVGRSFIEPTQDLRELAVRLKLSAVGDVLEGKRVVLVDDSIIRGTTSRRIVKLIRQAGAREVHVRISSPKVRNPCFYGIDMPTKEELLANKWDEEEAMGHAIGADSLAFLSERGLLDAVDVDLDELPNRCIACFGGAYPTEPSLT; from the coding sequence TACAGGAAAAATGCGGTGTATTTGGTGTATATAATCACCCGCGAGCAGCCGAGTTGACGTATTACGGATTACACGCGTTGCAACATCGTGGGCAGGAAAGCGCAGGCATCGTCACAAGTACAGGGGATAAATTTCACCATCACCGGGACATGGGTCTAGTTACACAGGTATTTACAAAAGAAACGCTCGATGCTCTACAAGGTGAAATGGCGATCGGTCACGTCAGATACTCCACTTCCGGCGAGAGCCTGTTGCAAAATGCTCAACCGCTCGTCTTTCGATATCGCGAAGGCAATCTGGCAATCGCTCATAATGGAAACTTGGTCAATGCCGAACTCGAACGAAAGTTGCTCCATGACCAAGGCGGCATCTTCCAAACGACGACCGACACCGAGGTGATCGCTCACCTGTTGGCGCGTTCGTCGCGGGAGAAATTTGAAGACGCTGCCGTCGAGGTTCTCGCCCGTATCCAGGGTGCGTTCGCGTTGCTGATCATGACGGAGAAAAAAATGCTCATCGCACTTGACCGCCATGGCCTGCGCCCGCTGACCATCGGAAAGTTACACGATGCCTATATCGCCGCCTCCGAAACCTGCGCACTTGCGGCCGTAGACGCCAAAGTCTGGAGAGAGGTGGAGCCTGGCGAGTGGTTAGTGATCGATCAAAACGGGATCCAAACCGGTAGGTTTGCCCCTCGCAACAAACTTTCTCTCTGTTCCTTCGAATTTGTCTATTTCGCCAGACCGGATAGCGTGATCCATGGAAAAAGTGTTCTCGCCACCCGCAAAGACCTGGGCCGCAATTTAGCCAAGGAGCATGCAGTCAACGCGGATGTGGTCATTGGCGTTCCCGATTCAAGCCTGCCGGCCGCGTTGGGCTATGCAGAAGAATCCGGTATTCCGTACGAAATGGGGCTGATCAAAAACTCGTATGTAGGTCGATCCTTCATTGAACCTACCCAAGACCTGCGCGAACTGGCTGTGCGGTTAAAATTGAGTGCCGTGGGAGACGTGTTGGAAGGCAAGCGCGTGGTGCTCGTCGACGATTCCATCATTCGAGGGACAACCAGTCGTCGAATTGTCAAACTGATCCGCCAAGCCGGCGCGCGCGAGGTGCACGTACGGATTAGTTCCCCAAAAGTCCGCAACCCTTGTTTTTATGGAATCGACATGCCCACAAAAGAGGAGTTGTTGGCCAACAAATGGGACGAAGAAGAGGCCATGGGTCATGCGATTGGTGCAGATTCACTGGCGTTCCTGAGCGAACGAGGTCTACTCGACGCAGTTGATGTCGATCTCGACGAACTTCCCAACCGTTGCATCGCATGCTTTGGCGGCGCATACCCAACGGAACCGTCTTTGACGTAA
- a CDS encoding IclR family transcriptional regulator, translating into MAKEQPLSSVHNAIRILQEFSDERPMMGVSELSERLGLAKSTVHRLLCTLRETGLVRQDGHSHKYRLGIGMFVIGSVFYRSAELRVKAFPILVDLMQRVRRIVRLGIYDYGSVVYLCKLPEDKETRTFSSIGTRVPCHCTAVGKLLLAFQSSEEIMRVLSLPLKARTSNTITDKDELLEQLQHIRAVRYALTWEESRYDVCSLAVPVYDESQQVTAALSITGSKSQFLPTQVQEFLGTLRMFSRLITEQLDGIE; encoded by the coding sequence GTGGCAAAGGAACAACCATTGTCGTCTGTACATAATGCAATTCGCATTCTCCAAGAGTTCTCCGACGAGCGCCCAATGATGGGCGTGAGCGAGCTCAGCGAGCGATTGGGCCTCGCCAAGAGCACGGTTCATCGCCTCTTGTGCACGTTGCGAGAAACGGGACTCGTCAGGCAGGACGGTCACTCACACAAGTATCGCTTAGGTATTGGCATGTTTGTCATCGGCTCCGTGTTCTACCGAAGTGCGGAGCTTCGCGTCAAGGCGTTTCCGATATTAGTAGATTTGATGCAGCGCGTGCGGCGCATCGTACGGTTAGGGATCTACGACTACGGCTCGGTTGTATATTTATGTAAACTCCCAGAGGACAAAGAGACGCGGACGTTCAGCAGCATCGGTACACGCGTGCCGTGTCACTGTACCGCGGTGGGTAAACTGCTGCTCGCCTTTCAGAGCAGCGAAGAGATCATGCGCGTGCTCAGTCTCCCCCTGAAAGCGCGAACCAGCAATACCATAACGGACAAGGACGAGTTGCTTGAGCAGTTACAGCATATCAGGGCAGTCCGCTACGCACTCACCTGGGAGGAGTCGAGATACGACGTGTGCTCGCTTGCGGTTCCCGTCTATGACGAATCTCAACAGGTGACTGCCGCCCTGAGCATCACTGGCTCGAAATCACAGTTTTTACCCACCCAAGTACAGGAGTTTCTAGGCACATTACGCATGTTCAGTCGACTGATCACAGAGCAACTAGACGGGATCGAATAG
- a CDS encoding glucose 1-dehydrogenase, with translation MGRLEQRVALITGSGSGIGRAAAIMFAKEGAKVAVVDLDLLAAQETARRITSGGGQAVAIRCDVSDAQDVESAVKQAVEHYGKMDILFNNAGVVLPKYLEAVEEAEWDHLFDVNVKGCFLFVKYSLAHIRATKGTILNMGSMTGLAGQRKNPVYSATKGAVIALTRSLAVDLAPEGVRVNAICPAGVLTPLLENWFSQQANPDEFRRGQDLSHLLGRTATPDEIASVAVFLASDEASFITGQAIPVEGGATLGYGVGPKAEWYED, from the coding sequence TTGGGGCGATTAGAACAACGCGTAGCACTGATCACCGGCTCGGGCAGCGGCATAGGCCGTGCCGCCGCCATCATGTTTGCCAAGGAGGGCGCAAAGGTTGCCGTTGTCGATCTCGATTTGCTCGCAGCGCAGGAAACAGCCCGACGGATCACGTCAGGGGGCGGACAGGCGGTCGCCATTCGCTGTGATGTATCCGACGCACAAGACGTCGAGTCAGCTGTAAAGCAGGCGGTTGAGCACTATGGCAAGATGGACATTCTGTTCAACAATGCAGGCGTCGTCCTGCCGAAATACCTGGAAGCGGTCGAAGAAGCGGAGTGGGATCATCTCTTCGACGTCAATGTCAAGGGATGTTTCCTGTTTGTCAAGTATTCCCTTGCGCACATTCGCGCCACCAAAGGTACCATCCTCAACATGGGTTCCATGACGGGCCTTGCGGGGCAGCGAAAAAATCCGGTGTACAGCGCCACCAAAGGTGCGGTTATCGCGCTGACGAGAAGCTTGGCGGTCGACTTGGCGCCAGAGGGGGTGCGCGTGAACGCCATCTGTCCAGCCGGCGTGCTCACACCACTGCTGGAAAATTGGTTTTCACAACAAGCGAATCCCGATGAATTTCGCCGCGGTCAGGATCTGTCGCATTTGCTTGGACGAACCGCTACGCCGGATGAGATCGCCAGTGTGGCTGTGTTTCTCGCGAGCGATGAGGCGTCTTTCATCACGGGTCAGGCCATCCCCGTCGAAGGTGGGGCAACCCTTGGCTATGGCGTAGGGCCAAAGGCGGAATGGTATGAGGATTGA